One genomic region from Zalophus californianus isolate mZalCal1 chromosome 2, mZalCal1.pri.v2, whole genome shotgun sequence encodes:
- the UGT2B4 gene encoding UDP-glucuronosyltransferase 2B4, with the protein MSMKWISVLLLQLSCYFSSGSCGNVLVWPTEYSHWINIKTILDELIQRGHEVTVLTSSASILVDPSKSSTIKYEIYPVHLQRKDFEDIFRKMIDIWIYNLPRDTFWGYFSQLQETLWEYSDCLQKFCKDIILNRKLMTKLQESKFDVILADAIGPCGELLAELLKIPFVYSLRFSPGYIFEKYSGGLPLPPSYVPIIMSELSGQMTFMERVKNMIYVIYFDFWFQSFNEKSWDLFYSEVLGRPTTLCELMGKAQIWLIRTYWDFEFPRPLLPNFEFVGGLHCKPAKPLPKEIEEFVQSSGENGIVVFTLGSMVNNMPEERANVIATALAQIPQKVLWRFDGKKPDTLGPNTRLYKWIPQNDLLGHPKTKVFVTHGGANGIYEAIHHGIPMVGIPLFADQPDNIAYMKAKGAAVSLDFHTLSSTDLVNALRMVINDTSYKENAMKLSRIHHDQPVKPLDRAVFWIEFVMRHKGAKHLRPASHNLTWFQYHSLDVIGFLLACVATALFVTTQCCLFCYQKFAKIGKKEKKE; encoded by the exons ATGTCTATGAAATGGATTTCAGTTCTGCTGCTACAGCTGAGCTGTTACTTCAGCTCTGGAAGTTGTGGAAATGTGCTAGTGTGGCCCACAGAATATAGCCACTGGATCAATATAAAGACAATCCTGGATGAACTTATCCAGAGAGGTCATGAAGTGACTGTTCTGACATCTTCAGCTTCCATTCTTGTTGATCCAAGCAAATCATCTACTATTAAATATGAGATTTATCCTGTACATTTACAGAGAAAGGATTTTGAGGATATTTTCAGGAAAATGATTGACATATGGATATATAATTTGCCAAGAGATACATTTTGGGGATACTTTTCACAATTGCAAGAAACCTTGTGGGAATATTCTGACTGCCTTCAAAAGTTCTGTAAAGATATAATTTTGAACAGGAAACTCATGACAAAACTACAAGAATCAAAGTTTGATGTCATTCTTGCAGATGCCATTGGACCCTGTGGTGAACTGCTGGCTGAGCTACTTAAAATACCTTTTGTGTACAGTCTCCGCTTCTCTCCTGGctatatatttgaaaagtataGTGGAGGACTTCCTTTACCTCCGTCCTACGTGCCTATTATTATGTCAGAATTAAGTGGTCAAATGACATTCATGGAGAGAGTAAAAAATATGATATATGTGATTTATTTTGACTTTTGGTTCCAATCATTTAATGAGAAGAGTTGGGATCTGTTTTACAGCGAAGTACTAG GAAGACCCACTACATTATGTGAGTTAATGGGAAAGGCTCAAATATGGCTCATTCGAACCTACTGGGATTTTGAATTTCCTCGCCCACTCCTAccaaattttgaatttgttggAGGACTCCACTGCAAACCTGCCAAACCCCTGCCTAAG GAAATAGAAGAGTTTGTCCAGAGCTCTGGAGAAAATGGTATTGTGGTGTTTACTCTAGGGTCAATGGTCAATAACATGCCAGAGGAAAGAGCCAATGTGATTGCAACAGCCCTTGCCCAGATTCCACAAAAG GTTCTTTGGAGATTTGATGGCAAGAAACCAGACACCTTAGGGCCAAATACTCGGCTATATAAGTGGATCCCCCAGAATGACCTTCTTG GTCATCCAAAAACCAAAGTCTTTGTAACTCATGGTGGAGCCAACGGCATCTATGAGGCAATCCACCACGGGATCCCCATGGTGGGCATTCCTTTGTTTGCGGATCAACCTGATAACATTGCTTACATGAAGGCCAAGGGAGCAGCTGTCAGTCTGGATTTCCACACACTGTCTAGTACAGATTTGGTCAATGCATTGAGGATGGTCATTAATGACACTTC ATACAAAGAGAATGCTATGAAATTATCAAGAATTCACCACGATCAGCCTGTAAAGCCCTTGGATCGAGCAGTCTTCTGGATCGAGTTTGTCATGCGCCACAAAGGAGCCAAACACCTCAGGCCAGCCTCCCACAACCTGACCTGGTTCCAGTACCACTCTTTGGATGTGATTGGGTTCCTGCTGGCCTGTGTGGCAACTGCTCTATTTGTCACCACAcagtgttgtttgttttgttaccaGAAGTTTGCAAAaatagggaagaaggaaaaaaaggagtaa